Proteins encoded in a region of the Chelonoidis abingdonii isolate Lonesome George chromosome 2, CheloAbing_2.0, whole genome shotgun sequence genome:
- the ZBTB14 gene encoding zinc finger and BTB domain-containing protein 14 has product MEFFISMSESIKYNDDDHKTVFLKTLNEQRLEGEFCDIAIVVEDVKFRAHRCVLAACSTYFKKLFKKLEVDSSSVIEIDFLRSDIFEEVLNYMYTAKISVKKEDVNLMMSSGQILGIRFLDKLCSQKRDVSSPEENAQSKSKYCLKINRSIGESNDNQDDEVEEIGDHDDSPSDITVEGTPPSQEDGKSPTNTLRVQEAILKELGSEEVRKVNCYGQEVEPMETTESKDLGSQTPQALTFNDGISEVKDEQTPGWTTAAADMKFEYLLYGHREQIACQACGKTFTDEARLRKHEKLHTADRPFVCEMCTKGFTTQAHLKEHLKIHTGYKPYSCEVCGKSFIRAPDLKKHERVHSNERPFACHMCDKAFKHKSHLKDHERRHRGEKPFVCSSCTKAFAKASDLKRHENNMHNERKQITTANAIQSETEQLQAAAMAAEAEQQLETIACS; this is encoded by the exons ATG GAGTTTTTCATCAGTATGTCTGAAAGCATTAAATATAATGATGATGATCACAAAACTGtgtttctgaaaacattaaatgaACAACGTCTGGAAGGAGAATTTTGTGACATAGCTATTGTGGTAGAAGATGTGAAATTCAGGGCGCACCGGTGTGTGCTTGCTGCATGCAGTACCTACTTCAAAAAGCTTTTTAAGAAACTGGAGGTTGATAGCTCATCAGTAATAGAGATAGATTTCCTTCGTTCTGATATATTTGAAGAGGTTCTAAATTATATGTATACTGCAAAGATTTCAGTTAAGAAGGAAGATGTAAATTTGATGATGTCATCAGGTCAGATTCTTGGTATTAGGTTTTTGGATAAACTTTGTTCTCAGAAACGTGATGTATCTAGTCCCGAAGAAAACGCCCAATCCAAGAGTAAGTATTGTCTGAAAATAAATCGTTCTATTGGAGAATCGAATGATAACCAAGATGATGAGGTTGAGGAAATTGGAGATCATGATGATAGCCCATCAGATATAACAGTAGAAGGAACTCCTCCAAGTCAGGAAGATGGGAAATCCCCTACTAATACACTAAGAGTTCAAGAAGCAATTCTAAAAGAGTTGGGGAGTGAAGAGGTTCGAAAAGTAAACTGCTATGGTCAAGAAGTGGAGCCCATGGAAACAACTGAATCAAAAGACTTAGGATCTCAAACCCCTCAAGCTCTAACATTTAATGATGGCATAAGTGAAGTGAAAGATGAACAGACCCCAGGATGGACAACAGCAGCTGCTGACATGAAGTTTGAGTATTTGCTTTATGGTCACAGGGAACAAATTGCATGCCAAGCATGCGGTAAAACATTTACTGATGAAGCTCGATTGAGAAAGCATGAAAAGCTCCATACTGCTGATAGACCATTTGTTTGTGAAATGTGCACTAAAGGGTTTACCACACAGGCTCACTTGAAAGAGCACCTGAAAATCCATACAGGTTACAAGCCTTATAGCTGTGAGGTGTGCGGAAAGTCTTTTATTCGAGCTCCAGATCTGAAAAAGCATGAAAGAGTCCATAGTAATGAAAGGCCATTTGCATGCCATATGTGTGATAAAGCTTTCAAGCACAAGTCCCATCTAAAAGATCATGAAAGAAGACACCGAGGGGAAAAACCTTTTGTCTGCAGCTCTTGCACTAAAGCATTTGCTAAAGCATCTGATTTAAAAAGGCATGAGAACAATATGCACaatgaaaggaaacaaattaCTACAGCCAACGCCATCCAGAGTGAAACAGAACAGTTACAGGCGGCAGCCATGGCAGCTGAAGCAGAGCAGCAACTTGAAACTATAGCTTGTAGTTAA